Sequence from the Chthoniobacterales bacterium genome:
CGAGAAGCATTAGTGAGCCGATAAGCGCGATCCGGAACTCGTGCGTGCGGAACAAACTGGGCGCGCCGTTCGTGCGTGCAGTGATAATCATGGGAACTGTCGGATTCGCTGCTTCCAAAAGCACGGACGGCAAGGGCTCAAAATGTCGGGCAGCCCGCGCTGGAAACAGCCGGCCAATTTTAAGCGGCAGCGGCTCCGGGCCAATACCCTGCGGAGGGTATGCCGTTGATTGGCCTCAGCCCGCTTCGCCGGGGAGGCGGATGGCTGCCGTTTGGTTGAGCGTGTCCGCAGTCAGAACAGCCCCGGTCGAGGACATGTCGATAAGACGCACGCAGCCGGCGAACTTAGCTCCCGGTGGCGTCTTGCTCACGGCGGCACTGAACCACTTCTCGTCGATCATGTTGCCCGGCTTCCCGGGGAAGCACGCGAGGTAAAGAAGGTCGTGTTCCACAAGATCGTTGAAGAAATGGGTTCCGAGCGACACGTCAGGGACAAGACCGGCGTGCATGGCGACGATTTCGCAGACCGCACATGCAAGCGCGATGCGCCCCGAACGCACGGGAATGCCCAAGGCAGGCATGGCAGTTCCCCATCGTCCCGGGCCGATAAGCACAAGGTTCCGGGCTGGATCGTGTGCCTGGGTCAGGTTTTCGATCAGTCGCGCTACACCGTAACGATCCTGCTCGTGCAGTGCGGCATACGAGGCCGTGGGAACATAGATGATGTCATCGACGGGGATTTCGCGTCCCAAGCCGATTACCGCACCGCGCGCCAAGAGTATGGCGCGACCTGCCGGAGGCTTTGCAGCGGCCGTCAGGGGCAGAACGTGCTTTCGCACTTGGAATGTCCGGCACTGCAGGAGATTGATGGCATAATTCTCGGGATCGAGAAAATTGATGGTGAACTCGATGTCCACGGGCGCATCGTATTCGGCTTCGAGAGCGGAGAGCATCCGGCGGAAATCGGCGACGACGCCCGTGTTTTTGATGAGGCGGTTGAATGTCACCCACGGCTGTCCGCTGTCGAAATCGACGAAGTGGCGGACCGGGAAATCGCCGCAGAGCGGAACCAGATCCTCCACCGGCCGCGAAACCAAAGCGCGTGCGCCGAGATCGATCGCATCCATGCGTCGCTGGGAATGGTCCCGCTGCTCGTCGAGCGAAGTTTCCGGGCGGCGGAGCGGGGCGGAAAGACTCACCAGCCTCGTGTAGTCATCGTCGGCCCGGTCCACGGCGCGCGTTCCCAAGCCGAAGACCAAGCGCACGACGCCGGCTTCCGGATCGATGTCGGGATGCCACGACCATGGGTTGTAGGAAAGCCCGACTCCCGCCGCCTGCGGAAAAAAGAAGGATCCGCGTTGCCGCCCGGACACGCGCATGATCAGCAGGGCCATGCGCTCCTCGCTGGCAAGAAGATTGCGAGCTTTGCGGTAAAGGATGGCGTCCGGATCCAGCACGCTCGCATAAACCTCGCGCACCGCGTGGAGCAGAGCCTCCAAGCGTTCCTCGCGCGAACCTCGGTTCGCAAGGAACACGCTCTCGTATTTTCCGGAAAAGGCGTTGCCGCGCGCATCCTCGAGGATCGAGCTGGATCTCACGATACAGGGGCGCTCGCCGAAGTAGTCGAGCATGCCCTCGAATTGGAGCAACACATCGGGCGGGAAGACCCCCGTGAGGATCCGGCGACGCCCATCCTCGAGTTCTTCAGCCGTGCCTTGGCCGCTTTTTTGGCGTTCGCGTATCCACCAGACGCCGTTGCGCACGAGAAAGGTGACAAAGACCTCCGCGCCGACAAAAAACGAGTCGTGGACCTCGAGCCTCGCGGCGACATCGGGTTCGCGCTCGCGCAGGATGCTGCGCGAGACCAGCATTCCCAAAGCTTTGCCTCCGATCGAGCCGATGCCGATCATGCGCTGCCGGATAGATTGGAAGTCCTCGAGCCCGAGCCATTTTTCCACCAGTGCCGCGATGCCCGAGCGGTGCACGCGGAATGCGGCACGGACCTTGTGCAGGAGCGCGGCTTCCTCGGCGGGGGAACTGATGCCGGTTGCTCGGCCGGCAATGAGGCGGTCCATTTCCTGATACATACCGTCCCAGTAGCCGGAGCGCCTGTTGCGCATGAGCCGCGGCCAGCGGGTTTTCGAAAGGATGCGGGCGAGCACGGCGCTTTCCTCCACCGGGACAAACTCGCCGCCCTGCTGCTCCACATGAAGCGTGTCCATCACATCCTGCGAGCGATATTGGACCTTGATCGGGCGGATATAGAAGCCTCCGTCCTGCGTGAACACCTCGAGAAAGAATTGCGTGGTCCTGCGGATCGGCTCGATGGCATGGATCGAGTGCCGGTCGCGCTCGATGGCGAAGTAGGTGACGGTATGCAGGTCGAAAAGCCTCGGACACGTGAGGACGAAAAAATTGCCAAGCGCCTGGTCGGAGAACCATGCGTCGGCAAGGCTGCTCAGCGAGTCGAAAATGTAAACCGTGCCGGGGCCGCAGTCCTCAATGATGCGATGCACCTCGCGCACAAAGTGCTCAAAGCCGGGCGTCGGATCGATCTCATGCACGCGGATCGGATAAGTTCCGGGAAAAAGCGGGGCGTGGCGGGCAAACCGGAAGTAAACGACCCGCCGGCCTGCCTCGCGCGCGGCCTTTTCGTAGGGCTGGACCAACCGGGCATAGTCCTCGATGCAGTCCACGCCCCAGACAATGTTGTCACCGGGCCGGATGCCGTGGAGCACGGCGTCAAGTCCTGGCAGACCGGTGGTGGCAGCGGGAGGAGGGGAATCTCCGGAACCCGCGGTCATCTTTGGTCCGTTTCCGGTAGTTTTGCTAAACGACCCCTTGGTCGAGCATGGAGTCGGCAACTTTGGTAAAGCCGGCAATGTTCGCGCCCGCGACGTAATTGCCCTCGAGCCCGAACCGGCCGGCCGTCTCGACGCAGGCAGCATGGATGTTTTTCATGATCTCACGCAGCCGGCCATCCACTTCTTCGCGGCTCCATCGCAGGCGCATGGAGTTTTGGGACATTTCCAAACCGGAAGTGGCGACGCCCCCGGCGTTGGCAGCCTTGCCCGGACCGTAGAGGATTTTTGCCTTGAGAAATTGCTCCACGGCCGCCGGCGTTGAAGGCATGTTGGCGCCCTCGGAGACAACGGTGCAGCCGTTTTTCAGCAGGGTTTTGGCGTCTTCCTCGTCCAACTCGTTCTGCGTAGCCGACGGGAAAGCGCAGTCGCAGGGGATCGACCACGGGTTGCGGTCGGCCCGGAACTCCGCCCCGAACTTCTCGGCATATTCGCGGATGCGCCCGCGACGGACGTTTTTGAGGTGCATGACGAAGTCCAGCTTTTCGCGGTTGATGCCGTCTTTGTCATAGACCGTGCCGTGGGAGTCGGAGAGGCTCACGGGGACGGCGCCCAATTGGAGGAGCTTTTCCGCAGTGAATTGTGCGACATTGCCGGAACCGGATATCGCGCAGCGGAGTCCTTCCAGCGAGCGGTTTCGTGTGGCGAGCATTTCTTGGGCGAAATAGACCGCGCCGTAGCCGGTTGCCTCCGGGCGGATGAGCGAGCCGCCCCAATTCAAGCTTTTGCCGGTGAGCACACCGGTAAATTCGTTGCGCAGGCGTTTGTATTGGCCGAACAGGAATCCGATCTCTCGCGCACCGACGCCGATATCACCCGCCGGAACGTCGGTGTCGGCTCCTATGTGGCGAAAAAGTTCGCTCATGAAACTCTGGCAGAAACGCATGACTTCGGCATCCGACTTGCCTTTCGGGTCGAAATCGGAGCCGCCTTTTCCCCCGCCCATCGGAAGCGAGGTGAGGGAATTTTTGAACACTTGCTCGAATCCAAGGAATTTGAGGATGCCGATATTCACGCTCGGGTGGAAACGGAGTCCACCCTTGTAAGGTCCGATCGCGCTGCTGAACTGCACGCGGAAGCCGCGATTGACCTGCACACGGCCCTGGTCGTCGACCCACGGCACACGGAATATGATCTGTCGTTCCGGCTCAACGATGCGAAAAAGAATCCCGGCTTCCGCGTATTGCGGGCATTGCTCGAGCACGGGGCCCAGCGAGTCCAGCACCTCGTTGACCGCCTGCAGGAACTCGGGTTCACCCGCGTTCCGGTGCGCAACCACATCGAGCACTTCGTTTACCAACTTTGATGATTTCTTCATAAGTTTTGGAGTGATTTGCCCGGTTGCGAAGACTCGTATTCCACTCTTTTAAACGACCTTTCCGGCCTGGGCAAACTATTA
This genomic interval carries:
- a CDS encoding NADP-specific glutamate dehydrogenase translates to MKKSSKLVNEVLDVVAHRNAGEPEFLQAVNEVLDSLGPVLEQCPQYAEAGILFRIVEPERQIIFRVPWVDDQGRVQVNRGFRVQFSSAIGPYKGGLRFHPSVNIGILKFLGFEQVFKNSLTSLPMGGGKGGSDFDPKGKSDAEVMRFCQSFMSELFRHIGADTDVPAGDIGVGAREIGFLFGQYKRLRNEFTGVLTGKSLNWGGSLIRPEATGYGAVYFAQEMLATRNRSLEGLRCAISGSGNVAQFTAEKLLQLGAVPVSLSDSHGTVYDKDGINREKLDFVMHLKNVRRGRIREYAEKFGAEFRADRNPWSIPCDCAFPSATQNELDEEDAKTLLKNGCTVVSEGANMPSTPAAVEQFLKAKILYGPGKAANAGGVATSGLEMSQNSMRLRWSREEVDGRLREIMKNIHAACVETAGRFGLEGNYVAGANIAGFTKVADSMLDQGVV
- a CDS encoding pyruvate, phosphate dikinase, coding for MTAGSGDSPPPAATTGLPGLDAVLHGIRPGDNIVWGVDCIEDYARLVQPYEKAAREAGRRVVYFRFARHAPLFPGTYPIRVHEIDPTPGFEHFVREVHRIIEDCGPGTVYIFDSLSSLADAWFSDQALGNFFVLTCPRLFDLHTVTYFAIERDRHSIHAIEPIRRTTQFFLEVFTQDGGFYIRPIKVQYRSQDVMDTLHVEQQGGEFVPVEESAVLARILSKTRWPRLMRNRRSGYWDGMYQEMDRLIAGRATGISSPAEEAALLHKVRAAFRVHRSGIAALVEKWLGLEDFQSIRQRMIGIGSIGGKALGMLVSRSILREREPDVAARLEVHDSFFVGAEVFVTFLVRNGVWWIRERQKSGQGTAEELEDGRRRILTGVFPPDVLLQFEGMLDYFGERPCIVRSSSILEDARGNAFSGKYESVFLANRGSREERLEALLHAVREVYASVLDPDAILYRKARNLLASEERMALLIMRVSGRQRGSFFFPQAAGVGLSYNPWSWHPDIDPEAGVVRLVFGLGTRAVDRADDDYTRLVSLSAPLRRPETSLDEQRDHSQRRMDAIDLGARALVSRPVEDLVPLCGDFPVRHFVDFDSGQPWVTFNRLIKNTGVVADFRRMLSALEAEYDAPVDIEFTINFLDPENYAINLLQCRTFQVRKHVLPLTAAAKPPAGRAILLARGAVIGLGREIPVDDIIYVPTASYAALHEQDRYGVARLIENLTQAHDPARNLVLIGPGRWGTAMPALGIPVRSGRIALACAVCEIVAMHAGLVPDVSLGTHFFNDLVEHDLLYLACFPGKPGNMIDEKWFSAAVSKTPPGAKFAGCVRLIDMSSTGAVLTADTLNQTAAIRLPGEAG